One genomic window of Moorella glycerini includes the following:
- a CDS encoding Rpn family recombination-promoting nuclease/putative transposase yields MKGSPGPPHHPHDKGYRQLLSDKRVFLELLKTFVRETWVEAIDENDLILVNKSYVLQDFSEKEADVVYRLKIKDKSVIFYILLELQSTVDYLIPFRLLLYMVEIWREIYNNTPQNERESKNFRLPPIVPAVLYNGAGPWTAALSFKEMLDSYQDFSGHLLDFHYLLFDVNRYSEEELIKAANVIASIFLLDRRMRSEELVGRLQRLAGVLKRLTPDEFRHFTTWLKNVVKPRMPGDFSAKIDGILDATNPWEVERMIYNLELTLEEMQRQALLKGEMKGRMEGRMEGKMEGKIEVAKNLLQLGIEIDKIAWATGLAPDEIAALKKQLEQ; encoded by the coding sequence ATGAAGGGCAGCCCCGGCCCCCCCCACCACCCACACGACAAGGGTTACAGGCAGCTTCTTTCCGACAAGAGAGTTTTCCTGGAACTGCTGAAAACCTTCGTCCGGGAAACCTGGGTGGAGGCTATCGACGAAAACGACCTCATCCTGGTGAACAAATCCTATGTCCTCCAGGATTTCAGCGAGAAAGAAGCCGATGTCGTCTACAGGCTTAAGATCAAAGATAAAAGCGTCATTTTTTACATCCTGCTGGAGCTACAGTCAACGGTAGACTACCTGATACCTTTTCGGCTTTTGCTTTACATGGTCGAGATCTGGCGGGAAATCTACAACAACACCCCGCAGAATGAGCGAGAGAGCAAGAATTTCCGCCTGCCGCCCATCGTCCCGGCGGTGCTCTACAACGGGGCCGGACCCTGGACGGCGGCCCTTTCCTTCAAAGAAATGCTGGACAGTTACCAGGATTTTAGCGGGCATCTCCTGGACTTCCATTACCTGCTGTTTGACGTCAACCGCTACAGCGAAGAAGAACTCATCAAAGCCGCCAATGTGATCGCCAGCATTTTTCTTTTGGACCGGAGAATGCGGTCGGAAGAGCTTGTTGGACGGCTGCAGAGACTGGCAGGGGTCTTAAAGCGCCTCACGCCTGATGAGTTCCGCCATTTCACTACCTGGCTGAAGAACGTCGTTAAGCCCAGAATGCCAGGAGATTTTAGCGCCAAAATTGACGGCATCCTGGACGCAACCAATCCCTGGGAGGTGGAACGGATGATTTACAACCTGGAATTGACCCTGGAAGAAATGCAGCGGCAGGCTTTGTTGAAAGGCGAGATGAAAGGCAGGATGGAAGGCAGGATGGAAGGCAAGATGGAAGGCAAAATAGAAGTTGCTAAAAACTTGTTGCAGCTGGGCATAGAAATAGATAAAATTGCCTGGGCGACAGGGCTTGCTC
- the dapB gene encoding 4-hydroxy-tetrahydrodipicolinate reductase, protein MRVVVTGAAGRMGREMTKGLLQAGDIEVAGAVDRVAVGTDIGTLNGLQPAGVLINDDLGAVIKTTRPQVMVDFTVAAAALANARLAVEQGVCPVIGTTGISPEQLDELHQLCEARQVGAVVAPNFSLGAVLMMHFARQAARYFPRAEIIEMHHEQKIDAPSGTALKTAELMAEEIETALAPPVAEEKVAGARGATYRGLAVHSIRLPGAVAHQEVILGGQGQLLTIRHDTISREAFLPGLLLAIRRVLHLKGVVYGLENLLEL, encoded by the coding sequence ATCAGGGTTGTGGTCACCGGTGCCGCCGGCCGTATGGGCCGGGAAATGACGAAGGGCCTGTTGCAGGCAGGAGACATCGAAGTAGCAGGGGCTGTAGACCGGGTGGCGGTTGGTACGGATATCGGTACCTTAAATGGCCTGCAGCCCGCCGGGGTGCTCATTAATGATGACCTGGGAGCAGTAATAAAAACTACCCGCCCGCAGGTGATGGTTGATTTTACCGTGGCTGCTGCCGCCCTGGCCAACGCCCGGCTGGCCGTAGAGCAGGGAGTATGCCCGGTGATTGGCACCACCGGCATCAGCCCGGAGCAGCTGGATGAGTTGCACCAGCTTTGCGAAGCCAGGCAGGTGGGCGCGGTGGTGGCCCCCAACTTTTCTTTAGGGGCCGTCTTAATGATGCATTTTGCCCGGCAGGCGGCCCGTTACTTCCCCCGGGCGGAAATTATTGAAATGCACCATGAACAAAAAATCGACGCTCCTTCGGGAACGGCCTTAAAAACGGCGGAACTAATGGCTGAGGAGATAGAGACGGCCCTGGCCCCGCCGGTGGCAGAAGAAAAGGTCGCCGGGGCCAGGGGGGCCACGTACCGGGGCCTGGCCGTCCACAGTATTCGCCTGCCGGGTGCGGTGGCCCACCAGGAGGTAATTTTGGGCGGCCAGGGACAGCTCCTGACCATTCGCCATGACACTATCAGCCGGGAAGCCTTTTTACCGGGGCTTTTACTGGCCATAAGGCGGGTCCTCCACCTTAAGGGGGTGGTTTACGGGCTGGAAAATTTACTGGAATTATAG
- the dpsA gene encoding dipicolinate synthase subunit DpsA produces the protein MGGMLAGTRVAMLGGDAREVILLEELLRQGAEVRVAGLGDLPEGEGCTSWEDPLAAVQGAGVIILPVPGVNAKGMIHAPRTRQPLYFTREVAGAIPAGTPVLVGVARAYLKDMAAERGWQLVETAEMDEMAILNSIPTAEGAIMLAMQELPITLHGCEAFVLGLGRTGFTLARMLAGVGARVTVIDRGAADRARAYAEGWPAFTFTELAAIVEGADVIFNTVPAPVLTGELLARTKPGVLIIDLAADPGGTDFTAAAALQRRAMLAPGLPGKVAPRTAGQILARLYPALIVKCLERL, from the coding sequence ATGGGCGGGATGCTGGCAGGGACCAGGGTGGCAATGCTGGGTGGCGATGCCCGCGAGGTTATTCTCCTGGAGGAACTGTTGCGCCAGGGGGCCGAGGTAAGGGTAGCCGGCCTGGGAGATTTGCCGGAGGGGGAAGGGTGTACCAGCTGGGAAGATCCCCTGGCAGCCGTCCAGGGGGCGGGGGTAATCATTTTGCCGGTACCGGGAGTTAATGCGAAAGGCATGATCCATGCTCCCCGGACGCGGCAACCCCTATATTTCACCCGGGAAGTGGCCGGGGCCATCCCGGCGGGAACACCGGTCCTGGTGGGGGTGGCGCGGGCCTACCTGAAAGATATGGCGGCAGAACGTGGCTGGCAGCTGGTGGAGACGGCCGAGATGGATGAAATGGCCATCTTAAATTCCATCCCTACGGCTGAAGGAGCTATCATGCTGGCCATGCAGGAACTCCCCATCACCCTCCATGGCTGTGAGGCCTTTGTCTTGGGACTGGGGCGGACCGGTTTTACCCTGGCCAGGATGCTGGCCGGGGTGGGAGCAAGGGTAACGGTAATCGACCGGGGCGCAGCCGACCGGGCCCGGGCTTACGCCGAAGGCTGGCCGGCCTTTACCTTTACGGAACTGGCAGCCATAGTCGAGGGGGCCGACGTTATTTTTAATACTGTACCCGCCCCGGTCCTGACGGGAGAACTGCTGGCCCGGACCAAACCCGGTGTCCTGATTATTGACCTGGCTGCGGACCCGGGCGGTACAGATTTCACTGCCGCTGCGGCCCTCCAGCGCCGGGCCATGCTGGCCCCGGGACTGCCAGGTAAAGTAGCCCCCCGGACAGCCGGGCAGATCCTGGCCCGTCTTTATCCCGCACTCATTGTAAAATGCCTGGAACGGCTGTAA
- a CDS encoding dipicolinate synthase subunit B — protein sequence MRLKGKRVGFAVTGSHCTLAAVMPELARVVAEGAQVVPILSPAVRDSDTRFGTSAFWRVELERITGQKAIDTIVTAEPIGPKKLFDAVVVAPCTGNTLAKLANGITDTAVLMAMKAQLRNLRPVVLAISTNDGLGANAVNLGRVMNMKNIYLVPFGQDDPYNKPNSLVARMELIVDTILAALEGRQIQPLLLGPPPEGQVTGGKQ from the coding sequence ATGCGGCTCAAGGGCAAAAGAGTAGGGTTTGCCGTCACCGGCTCCCATTGTACCCTGGCGGCGGTCATGCCGGAGCTGGCCAGGGTAGTTGCTGAAGGTGCCCAGGTTGTCCCTATCCTGTCGCCGGCTGTCAGGGATAGCGATACTCGCTTTGGCACCAGTGCCTTCTGGCGGGTGGAGTTAGAAAGGATTACCGGGCAAAAAGCCATCGATACTATTGTTACGGCGGAACCAATCGGTCCTAAAAAACTCTTTGACGCCGTTGTAGTCGCCCCCTGCACCGGCAATACCCTGGCTAAACTGGCCAACGGGATTACAGATACCGCGGTCCTGATGGCCATGAAGGCCCAGTTGCGCAACCTGCGGCCGGTGGTGCTCGCCATTTCCACCAATGACGGTCTGGGGGCTAACGCCGTAAATTTAGGCCGGGTAATGAATATGAAAAATATTTACCTGGTCCCCTTTGGCCAGGATGACCCGTATAACAAACCCAATTCCCTGGTGGCCAGGATGGAGTTAATTGTTGATACCATCCTGGCGGCCCTGGAAGGGCGGCAGATCCAGCCCCTTTTACTGGGTCCTCCACCAGAGGGGCAGGTGACAGGAGGAAAGCAATAA
- a CDS encoding aspartate-semialdehyde dehydrogenase — protein MKTYNVAVVGTGAVGQTMLKVLEERNFPVGKLKVLATSRSAGKTVTFRGEEYVIEETTPASFAGIDVALFAGGEASKIYGRTAVEAGAVVIDNSNNFRMDPEVPLVVPEVNPRDVRWHKGLIANPNCSTIQMVVALKPIYDAAGIKRIVVSTYQAVSGAGQEAIDELRQQTQQVLAGEVVTGKVFPWQIAFNCLPQIDVFLENGYSKEEMKMVNETKKIMGDDQIQVTATTVRVPVFNGHSEAVNVETREKLTVAAARELLRRAPGVVVVDDLEAKAYPLAIQADGRDEVFVGRIREDFSIANGLNMWVVADNLRKGAATNAIQIAELLVQEGLL, from the coding sequence ATGAAAACTTACAATGTCGCTGTGGTTGGAACAGGGGCCGTAGGCCAGACCATGCTCAAGGTCTTGGAGGAGAGAAATTTTCCCGTTGGCAAGCTGAAGGTCCTGGCTACCAGCCGTTCGGCGGGCAAGACCGTGACCTTCAGGGGCGAAGAGTACGTCATCGAGGAGACCACGCCGGCCTCCTTTGCCGGGATCGACGTAGCCCTTTTTGCCGGCGGCGAAGCCAGCAAGATTTACGGCCGGACGGCGGTGGAGGCCGGGGCGGTAGTGATAGACAACAGCAATAATTTCCGTATGGATCCCGAGGTGCCTCTGGTGGTACCGGAGGTCAACCCCCGGGACGTCCGCTGGCATAAAGGGTTAATTGCCAATCCCAACTGCTCCACCATCCAGATGGTGGTGGCTTTAAAACCCATCTATGATGCTGCCGGTATCAAGCGGATTGTTGTTTCCACCTACCAGGCTGTTTCCGGGGCCGGCCAGGAAGCCATTGATGAGCTGCGGCAGCAGACGCAGCAGGTACTGGCCGGGGAAGTGGTAACAGGTAAGGTTTTTCCCTGGCAGATCGCCTTCAACTGCCTGCCCCAAATTGATGTCTTCCTGGAGAACGGTTACAGCAAAGAAGAAATGAAAATGGTTAATGAAACTAAAAAGATCATGGGGGATGACCAGATCCAGGTCACAGCCACTACGGTGCGGGTGCCGGTCTTTAACGGTCACTCGGAGGCGGTCAACGTGGAGACGCGGGAAAAACTGACGGTAGCGGCAGCGAGGGAACTCCTGCGCCGGGCGCCGGGGGTCGTGGTGGTGGATGACCTGGAAGCCAAGGCCTATCCCCTGGCCATCCAGGCCGACGGCCGGGATGAAGTCTTTGTCGGCCGCATCCGGGAAGACTTTTCCATCGCCAATGGACTGAATATGTGGGTGGTAGCCGATAATTTACGTAAAGGTGCGGCGACCAATGCCATCCAGATTGCGGAATTGCTGGTGCAGGAGGGCCTTCTTTAA
- the dapG gene encoding aspartate kinase: MKVLVQKFGGSSVATPEQRLMVARHIERACRAGYRVAVVVSAMGRRGAPYATDTLLDLLGDNPVSPRERDLLLACGEIIAGVVLSATLQGRGIEAVFLTGGQAGIITDARFNDARILRVEPRRVQSYLEQDQVVVVAGFQGVTEAGEITTLGRGGSDTTAAALGVALKAEAVEIFTDVDGLKTADPRIVSDARTLSTITYTEVCQMAYEGAKVIHPRAVEIAREGNIPLKIKSTFSDGPGTLVVAWQPAPSGVHISRDRVITGITHMAGLTQLRVTIPEGEGAEAVFQTLAQNNISVDFINVFPEELVFTVAAGAAGRAVELIEGLGLGVTARPGCAKVAAVGAGMRGVPGVMATIVTALNRAGIKILQSADSYTSIWCLVDQADMERAVQVLHREFKLNDEETGEVKAYAVG, encoded by the coding sequence ATGAAGGTCCTGGTCCAGAAGTTTGGCGGTTCATCGGTAGCCACCCCGGAACAGCGTTTAATGGTGGCCCGGCATATTGAAAGGGCGTGCCGGGCCGGCTACCGGGTGGCCGTCGTCGTTTCGGCCATGGGCCGCCGGGGGGCACCCTATGCTACTGATACTTTACTGGATTTGCTGGGCGATAACCCGGTTTCCCCCAGGGAACGCGACCTGCTCCTGGCCTGCGGGGAGATTATTGCCGGTGTGGTTTTGAGCGCTACTTTACAGGGACGGGGTATAGAGGCCGTTTTTCTCACCGGCGGCCAGGCCGGCATTATTACCGATGCCCGCTTTAATGATGCCCGTATCCTCAGGGTGGAACCCCGGCGGGTCCAGTCCTACCTGGAGCAGGATCAGGTAGTGGTGGTGGCCGGTTTCCAGGGGGTTACCGAGGCCGGGGAAATCACTACCCTGGGCCGGGGCGGCAGCGATACTACGGCCGCGGCTTTAGGCGTGGCCCTGAAGGCGGAAGCAGTGGAGATATTCACCGACGTCGATGGCCTCAAGACGGCCGACCCCCGCATCGTTAGCGATGCCAGGACCTTGAGTACCATTACCTATACGGAAGTCTGCCAGATGGCCTATGAAGGGGCAAAAGTAATCCACCCCCGCGCGGTGGAAATTGCCAGGGAGGGAAATATACCCTTAAAGATAAAATCCACCTTTAGCGACGGGCCGGGCACCCTGGTGGTGGCCTGGCAGCCGGCTCCCAGTGGCGTGCATATCAGCCGCGACCGGGTAATTACAGGTATCACCCATATGGCGGGCCTGACCCAGCTCAGGGTTACTATACCAGAAGGGGAAGGGGCCGAAGCTGTTTTCCAGACCCTGGCCCAGAATAACATCAGTGTCGACTTTATTAACGTCTTTCCCGAAGAGCTGGTCTTTACGGTTGCTGCCGGCGCTGCCGGGCGGGCCGTGGAGCTGATTGAGGGACTGGGCCTTGGCGTTACGGCCCGCCCTGGCTGTGCCAAGGTGGCTGCAGTGGGGGCCGGTATGCGCGGTGTACCCGGGGTCATGGCGACCATTGTCACCGCCCTGAACCGCGCGGGGATAAAGATTTTACAATCGGCCGATTCTTATACATCGATATGGTGCCTGGTAGACCAGGCCGACATGGAGCGGGCCGTGCAGGTCCTGCACCGGGAATTCAAGCTGAATGATGAAGAGACGGGCGAGGTGAAAGCGTATGCCGTGGGGTAG
- the dapA gene encoding 4-hydroxy-tetrahydrodipicolinate synthase produces the protein MPWGRILTAMVTPFTADGKLDLDGAKKLAAYLVDHGSDGLVVAGTTGESPTLSHEEKIALFRAVKEAVGGRAAVIAGTGTNSTAASIELSREAEALGVDGLMLVVPYYNRPSQEGLYQHFRAIAGAVSLPIILYNIPSRTGRNMDAATTLRLAEIKNIVAVKEASGDLDQATAILREARPDFLLYSGDDALTLPLMAVGGYGIISVAAHVVGDKMQAMVRAFVSGDVAGAAALHRELFPLFKALFITSNPVPVKEALQMLGLPAGPVRLPLVGASPAEKEKIAAALEAAGLLRAG, from the coding sequence ATGCCGTGGGGTAGAATCCTCACAGCTATGGTGACCCCTTTTACAGCAGATGGTAAATTAGACCTGGACGGTGCTAAAAAACTCGCCGCCTACCTGGTAGACCATGGCAGCGACGGCCTGGTGGTGGCCGGCACCACCGGGGAATCGCCGACATTGAGCCATGAGGAAAAAATAGCCCTATTCCGGGCCGTTAAAGAAGCAGTGGGAGGCAGGGCGGCAGTCATTGCCGGTACAGGTACCAACTCCACCGCCGCTAGCATCGAGCTTTCGCGGGAGGCAGAAGCCCTGGGGGTAGACGGCCTGATGCTGGTGGTACCCTATTACAACCGCCCCTCCCAGGAGGGCCTGTACCAGCATTTTCGGGCCATTGCCGGGGCCGTTTCCCTGCCTATTATATTGTATAATATACCTTCCCGGACGGGGCGCAACATGGATGCGGCTACAACCTTACGCCTGGCGGAGATTAAAAATATCGTCGCCGTAAAGGAAGCTAGCGGCGACCTGGACCAGGCGACGGCCATTCTCAGGGAGGCGCGGCCTGATTTTCTCCTGTACAGCGGTGACGACGCCCTGACTTTGCCTTTAATGGCCGTGGGCGGGTATGGCATTATCAGCGTCGCGGCCCATGTGGTGGGCGACAAGATGCAGGCCATGGTTAGGGCCTTTGTGAGCGGCGATGTGGCCGGGGCGGCGGCCCTGCACCGAGAGCTCTTCCCCTTATTTAAAGCCCTCTTTATTACCAGCAACCCCGTACCGGTGAAGGAAGCCTTGCAAATGCTGGGCCTCCCGGCCGGGCCGGTACGCTTGCCCTTAGTCGGGGCCAGCCCGGCGGAGAAGGAAAAAATCGCCGCGGCCCTGGAAGCAGCGGGCCTGTTACGGGCTGGTTAA
- a CDS encoding ribonuclease J: protein MGENEQKVSLIPLGGLGEIGKNMMAIRYGNNILVVDCGLTFPEEEMLGVDAVIPDYSYLLEHRQMVKGIIVTHGHEDHIGALPYVLKDLNVPVYGTRLTLALLQAKLKEQGNLNGVKLQQVKPRDTLRIGPFKVEFIHVSHSIADTVALAIHTPVGTIVHTSDFKIDHTPIDGEVFDFYKFARLGEEGVLVLLSDSTNVERPGFTMSERVVGETFDEVFRQARERIIVASFASNVHRLQQIISTAYKYNRKVAVVGRSMVNVVNIALELGYLDIPEDTLVDLSELAYLPKNRTVIISTGSQGEPMSALTRMARNDHRQIEIVPGDTVIISALPIPGNEKLVARTVDQLFKQGADVYHEAIDGVHVSGHASQEELKLVLNLVKPKFFVPVHGEYRMLIKHARLAEELGIPPENIFVAENGQVLEFTRERGAITGRVPAGRLLVDGLGVGDVGNIVLRDRKQLAQDGLLIVVVTLSKETGAVIAGPDIVSRGFVYVREAEELLEEAKEKVRQTLDKCEERRVTDWATIKGNIRDNLSKFLFEKTRRRPMILPIIMEV, encoded by the coding sequence ATGGGCGAAAATGAGCAAAAGGTTTCTTTAATACCCCTGGGCGGCCTCGGGGAAATAGGCAAGAACATGATGGCGATCAGGTACGGGAACAACATACTGGTCGTTGATTGTGGCCTGACCTTTCCCGAGGAAGAAATGCTGGGCGTTGACGCGGTCATACCCGATTACAGCTACCTGCTGGAACACCGGCAAATGGTGAAGGGGATTATCGTTACCCATGGCCACGAAGATCATATCGGCGCCTTACCCTATGTGCTGAAGGACTTGAATGTACCCGTGTATGGTACCAGGTTGACCCTGGCCCTGCTCCAGGCCAAGTTGAAGGAGCAGGGGAACTTGAACGGGGTCAAATTACAGCAGGTTAAGCCCCGGGATACGTTAAGAATTGGCCCCTTCAAGGTGGAGTTTATCCATGTCAGCCATTCCATTGCCGATACCGTGGCCCTGGCCATCCACACGCCGGTGGGGACCATAGTGCATACCAGCGACTTTAAGATTGACCACACGCCCATCGATGGTGAAGTGTTCGATTTCTACAAATTTGCCCGGCTGGGGGAAGAGGGCGTCCTGGTGTTATTGTCCGACAGCACCAATGTCGAGCGCCCGGGTTTCACCATGTCCGAAAGGGTGGTCGGCGAAACCTTTGATGAAGTGTTTCGCCAGGCCAGGGAGCGCATTATTGTCGCCAGCTTCGCTTCCAATGTGCACCGGTTGCAGCAGATAATCTCTACCGCCTACAAGTATAATCGTAAAGTAGCCGTGGTCGGGCGGAGCATGGTCAACGTCGTTAACATAGCCCTTGAGCTGGGCTATCTGGATATCCCTGAAGATACCCTGGTGGATTTAAGCGAGCTGGCTTACCTGCCTAAAAACAGGACGGTGATTATCTCTACCGGCAGCCAGGGAGAACCCATGTCGGCCCTGACCCGCATGGCCAGGAATGATCACCGCCAGATCGAAATTGTTCCCGGTGATACGGTAATTATTTCGGCTTTACCTATTCCCGGCAATGAAAAACTGGTGGCGCGGACGGTTGATCAGCTCTTTAAGCAGGGGGCTGATGTTTACCACGAAGCCATAGATGGGGTCCACGTTTCCGGCCACGCCAGCCAGGAAGAGCTGAAGCTGGTCTTAAACCTGGTTAAACCCAAATTCTTTGTCCCCGTCCACGGCGAATACCGCATGCTCATCAAGCATGCCCGCCTGGCGGAAGAACTTGGTATACCGCCGGAGAATATCTTCGTGGCGGAAAATGGCCAGGTACTGGAGTTTACCCGTGAGCGGGGGGCCATTACGGGCCGGGTGCCGGCCGGGAGGCTCCTGGTGGACGGCCTGGGTGTGGGCGATGTGGGTAATATTGTCCTGCGGGACCGGAAGCAGCTGGCCCAGGACGGCCTTTTGATTGTCGTCGTCACTTTAAGCAAAGAAACTGGGGCCGTCATTGCCGGGCCGGATATTGTCTCCCGGGGCTTTGTCTATGTCCGGGAGGCCGAGGAACTGCTGGAGGAGGCCAAAGAAAAGGTCCGCCAGACCCTGGACAAATGCGAAGAACGCAGGGTAACTGACTGGGCTACCATCAAAGGCAATATCCGCGACAATTTGAGCAAGTTCCTCTTTGAGAAAACCAGGCGTCGTCCCATGATCCTGCCGATTATCATGGAGGTGTAA
- the phnD gene encoding phosphate/phosphite/phosphonate ABC transporter substrate-binding protein, with protein sequence MIFTWRLRLIFLLALISLILLLSGCAKTNREGIIKLNDLRSDYPGASYNGPAAAAELKRPLRLAAAPVISPEEGYQAYTDLARYLEDYLEYPVEFITRQTYAEVNLLMNSGDIDIAFICTYAYVKGQRDFGMELVAASEVGGRAKYASYIIVPKSSPVKDFAGLKGRRFAFSDPMSMSGRLVPLYYIQQKGERPETFFQSYIFTYSHDKSIRAVADGIVDGAAVDSLVYEAFAKKHPDIAAKVKIIQRSDDFASPPVVMRPGLDPALKAKVREAFLQMDRKENGRKVLNELGMERFTAINDEAYNSVREIARKVGYP encoded by the coding sequence GTGATATTCACCTGGCGGTTAAGGTTAATTTTCCTCCTGGCGCTTATTTCGCTCATCTTGCTGTTGTCAGGCTGTGCTAAAACAAACCGTGAGGGGATAATCAAACTCAACGATTTACGCAGCGATTACCCGGGGGCCAGTTATAACGGCCCTGCTGCGGCGGCGGAATTAAAGCGCCCCTTGCGCCTGGCCGCTGCACCGGTGATTTCGCCGGAAGAGGGCTACCAGGCTTACACAGATTTAGCCAGGTATTTGGAAGATTACCTGGAATACCCGGTCGAGTTTATCACCCGCCAGACTTATGCCGAAGTAAATCTCCTCATGAATTCAGGTGACATCGACATAGCCTTTATTTGCACCTATGCCTATGTCAAAGGCCAGCGTGATTTCGGCATGGAACTGGTAGCTGCTTCCGAAGTGGGCGGGAGGGCGAAGTATGCTTCCTATATTATAGTCCCTAAATCCAGCCCGGTGAAGGATTTCGCGGGCCTGAAAGGCCGACGTTTTGCTTTTTCCGATCCCATGTCCATGAGCGGGCGCCTGGTGCCCCTTTATTATATCCAGCAGAAGGGCGAGAGGCCGGAAACCTTCTTTCAGAGTTATATTTTTACCTACAGCCATGACAAGTCCATCAGGGCCGTGGCCGACGGCATCGTAGATGGAGCTGCCGTTGACAGCCTGGTATATGAGGCCTTTGCTAAAAAGCATCCGGATATAGCCGCCAAAGTTAAAATTATCCAAAGGTCCGACGACTTTGCCTCTCCGCCCGTAGTGATGCGCCCGGGCCTGGATCCGGCCCTGAAGGCGAAGGTCAGGGAAGCTTTTTTGCAAATGGATAGGAAGGAAAACGGGCGCAAAGTTTTAAACGAACTGGGAATGGAGCGCTTTACAGCCATCAACGATGAGGCCTATAATTCGGTAAGGGAAATCGCCCGTAAGGTGGGGTATCCGTGA
- a CDS encoding HAMP domain-containing sensor histidine kinase, with translation MVLVLAIIIFMGLVMTLQARAVLGISLGQQLDQRSLATARAVAAQGSELILTGNLYGLHQMLIDMQASGKDIRYIFIQDSWGRVLSHTFNGGFPVDLLAYNQLPPGKKESQQLLLTDEGLIHDAAVPIFGGRLGVVRVGLSEVGLRQAVFAATARFVMMITIFSILFIVMAYLLTAILTKPIRELVGATRAVAQGNLDTPVAVSGHDEFGLLAASFNRMIESLRRSRAEIEELSNLRSELLDRVVTAQEAERRRIARELHDDAGGALTAILLRLKALEDKVSGEKEVAGSLAEIRAALGEAMAGLRRLALELRPAVFDELGLTGALQQIARDYSDKFNLKIHLAARGVEERLPPKAELAIYRIVQEALNNVIKHAGASEVSILLEPRGEVLRLIVEDNGRGFDLEASGYKKGLGLFSMRERATLLGGKVIIESTPGRGTAIYVDIPLTA, from the coding sequence TTGGTTTTAGTCCTGGCGATAATTATATTTATGGGCCTGGTCATGACCCTCCAGGCCAGGGCCGTCCTGGGAATTTCCCTGGGCCAGCAACTGGACCAGCGTTCTCTGGCAACAGCCAGGGCTGTAGCCGCCCAGGGCAGCGAGCTGATTCTCACCGGTAACCTTTATGGCCTGCACCAGATGCTGATTGATATGCAGGCCAGCGGGAAGGATATCCGTTATATATTTATCCAGGACTCCTGGGGCCGCGTTCTTTCCCATACCTTTAACGGCGGTTTCCCCGTGGATCTGCTGGCCTATAACCAGCTCCCGCCGGGAAAAAAGGAAAGCCAGCAGTTATTGTTGACGGATGAGGGGTTAATTCACGACGCTGCTGTGCCGATCTTTGGCGGCCGGCTAGGGGTGGTCCGTGTTGGCCTTTCCGAAGTGGGCTTGCGGCAGGCTGTGTTTGCTGCCACAGCACGATTTGTGATGATGATCACTATTTTTTCCATTTTATTTATAGTTATGGCCTATCTGTTAACTGCCATTCTAACCAAACCGATCCGGGAACTGGTAGGGGCCACCAGGGCGGTGGCCCAGGGAAATTTGGACACCCCTGTAGCTGTCTCCGGGCATGATGAATTCGGCCTTCTGGCCGCCTCCTTTAACCGCATGATCGAAAGCTTGCGCCGCTCGCGAGCTGAGATTGAAGAACTGAGTAATTTACGCTCCGAACTTCTCGATAGGGTAGTTACCGCCCAAGAAGCCGAGCGGCGGCGTATCGCCCGGGAATTGCACGATGATGCCGGAGGCGCCCTGACGGCCATTCTCTTACGTTTAAAGGCCCTGGAGGATAAAGTGTCAGGGGAGAAGGAAGTAGCCGGGTCCCTGGCCGAAATCAGGGCCGCCTTAGGAGAGGCCATGGCCGGGTTACGGCGCCTGGCCCTGGAACTTCGGCCTGCTGTTTTTGACGAGCTAGGTCTTACCGGTGCCCTGCAACAAATAGCGCGCGATTACAGCGATAAATTTAACCTTAAAATCCACCTGGCCGCCAGAGGGGTGGAGGAACGCCTGCCGCCGAAAGCAGAACTGGCCATTTACCGCATTGTCCAGGAAGCCCTGAATAACGTTATTAAACATGCTGGAGCCTCGGAAGTTAGTATCCTTCTGGAACCGCGCGGTGAGGTCCTGCGTCTGATTGTCGAGGATAACGGCCGGGGTTTTGATCTGGAAGCAAGTGGCTATAAAAAGGGGCTGGGGCTCTTTAGCATGCGCGAGCGGGCCACCCTACTGGGAGGAAAGGTGATTATCGAGTCAACGCCTGGACGGGGGACGGCTATTTATGTCGATATCCCCTTAACCGCCTGA